From Rhodopseudomonas palustris, a single genomic window includes:
- the phoU gene encoding phosphate signaling complex protein PhoU, protein MGFEHTTKAFDGDLQELTRLVAEMGGLAERQIVDSVDALIRRDVALASRVVAADAEIDQMQRSIEERAVLTIARRQPMAIDLREIVGAMRVATDLERIGDLSKNIAKRVNAIDSDFHPLKLIRGLEHMTDLVQSQVKAVLDAYTAHDLPAAMVVWNGDEEVDAICTSLFRELLTYMMEDPRNISFCIHLMFCAKNIERIGDHATNIAETVFYMIEGQQIMDKRPKGDTTTFANATPGN, encoded by the coding sequence ATGGGATTCGAGCACACCACCAAGGCGTTCGACGGCGATCTGCAGGAGTTGACGCGGTTGGTCGCCGAAATGGGCGGCCTCGCCGAACGCCAGATCGTCGACTCGGTCGACGCGTTGATTAGGCGCGATGTCGCGCTGGCCTCGCGCGTGGTTGCGGCCGATGCCGAGATCGACCAGATGCAACGCAGCATCGAAGAGCGCGCGGTGCTCACGATCGCCCGGCGGCAGCCGATGGCGATCGACCTGCGCGAGATCGTCGGGGCGATGCGGGTCGCGACCGATCTGGAGCGGATCGGCGATCTGTCGAAGAACATCGCCAAGCGCGTCAATGCCATCGACAGCGACTTTCATCCGCTGAAGCTGATCCGCGGACTGGAGCACATGACCGATCTGGTGCAGTCGCAGGTCAAGGCGGTGCTCGACGCCTACACGGCCCACGATCTGCCGGCCGCGATGGTGGTGTGGAACGGTGACGAGGAAGTCGACGCGATCTGCACCTCGCTGTTCCGCGAGCTGCTCACCTACATGATGGAAGATCCGCGCAACATCTCGTTCTGCATCCATCTGATGTTCTGCGCCAAGAACATCGAGCGGATCGGCGATCACGCCACCAACATCGCCGAGACGGTATTCTACATGATCGAGGGGCAGCAGATCATGGACAAGCGCCCCAAGGGCGACACGACGACCTTCGCGAACGCGACGCCGGGCAACTGA
- the phoB gene encoding phosphate regulon transcriptional regulator PhoB translates to MAARILVVEDEEALTTLLRYNLESEGYEVEAVARGDDADTRMKERIPDLVVLDWMLPGLSGIELCRRLRARPETKQLPIIMLTARGEESERVRGLATGADDYIVKPFSVPELLARVKGLLRRAAPERLATVLAYGDLELDRDKRRVARSGRPIDLGPTEYRLLEFFLEHPGRVFSREQLLDGVWGRDIYIDERTVDVHIGRLRKLLNIGREQDPIRTVRGAGYALDDRFAKVEGSPS, encoded by the coding sequence ATGGCTGCGCGCATTCTGGTGGTCGAAGACGAGGAAGCGCTGACGACGCTGCTGCGATACAATCTGGAATCCGAAGGCTACGAGGTCGAGGCGGTGGCGCGCGGCGACGACGCAGACACTCGGATGAAAGAGCGGATTCCCGATCTGGTGGTGCTGGACTGGATGCTGCCGGGCCTGTCCGGCATCGAGCTGTGCCGCCGGCTGCGGGCCCGCCCGGAAACCAAGCAACTGCCGATCATCATGCTGACGGCGCGCGGCGAAGAAAGCGAGCGCGTCCGCGGGCTCGCGACCGGTGCCGACGACTACATCGTCAAGCCGTTCTCGGTGCCGGAACTGTTGGCGCGGGTGAAGGGTTTGCTGCGCCGGGCGGCGCCGGAACGGCTCGCCACCGTGCTGGCCTACGGCGATCTCGAACTCGACCGCGACAAGCGCCGGGTGGCGCGTTCCGGCCGGCCGATCGATCTCGGACCGACCGAATATCGGCTGCTCGAGTTCTTCCTCGAACATCCCGGCCGGGTATTCAGCCGCGAGCAACTGCTCGACGGCGTGTGGGGCCGCGACATCTACATCGACGAGCGCACTGTCGACGTCCACATCGGGCGCCTGCGCAAGCTGCTGAATATCGGCCGCGAACAGGATCCGATCCGCACCGTCCGCGGCGCCGGCTACGCCCTCGACGACCGCTTCGCCAAGGTGGAAGGCAGCCCATCGTAG
- a CDS encoding MtrB/PioB family decaheme-associated outer membrane protein — protein sequence MTFKQLLLTSAAVSVATAMPLSVTAEPVAKEETARSVSDFDAAHGGWSYSGEFEAGWRSFIQRPPKSATPWVSPTNPFGGGARNNRSKFEEYGRIAPGLYAEYLQMTLQTKDGTYWNELRADNIGNNNQRYVFDFSKAGEHYLTLGWDEIPHLYTTSALSIWNGVGTANLTTPVTIPGSALSVVAPATTTSPAQRAAVSNALAGKTNLIDVGIDRRKGSAAYRWTPDPNWDVKAAYSHEKREGTQIAGFPIGGLAGTSLQQMQAPRPIDDTTQIGKLSGQYFGATPWGGRYNVQVGGGFSLYDNSFDSFTVQNPFYDAGNPRVFSPAARISLMPSNQAYNTGVTSGIDLPFKTRWNSTFQYSTMRQNESFIPFTANPNVRTSPLPASSLNGEVNTALYNTTATTQWTPEFRTTTRYRYYDNDNQTPELLMPNYVVEDSSATGIAAGVPRRSLSMSYTKQNASGEMQWRPAKWVTLGSSFGWEQWDRTRRDANVTNEFIGKLTADFKVHDIATLRTSGQYSERRYDNYDGLAMARETYYSATANNGTNMLLRKFDMANRNQTKANAFLDISGPSGSIFRDFVVSPTAGLRFEDYPDDPLFFGLKKNNTWNAGVDVTYTFTPGSSIQASYLYETYDRFQVGSGTLTNSAAGRPNATPINAFGSNTLEKVQTILIASTLELVPGVLDFKLGYAISFSHEDWDYGPYNGYAMLANAGGAVYRPFPTVSTNYQRLDASLKHTIDPSIVAKLGWTGEVYLKARYIWERNSVDNWQQDLMSPYLYLVDTTLARMIDMGATNPNYDAQYVQVSLNAKW from the coding sequence ATGACGTTCAAGCAATTGCTGCTGACGTCGGCGGCTGTATCGGTGGCGACCGCAATGCCGCTGAGTGTGACCGCTGAGCCGGTAGCGAAGGAAGAGACGGCACGCTCGGTTTCGGATTTCGATGCGGCGCACGGCGGCTGGTCGTATTCGGGCGAATTCGAAGCCGGCTGGCGTTCGTTCATCCAGCGTCCGCCGAAGTCGGCGACGCCGTGGGTGTCGCCGACCAATCCGTTCGGCGGCGGCGCTCGCAACAACCGATCCAAATTCGAGGAGTACGGCCGGATCGCACCGGGCCTGTACGCCGAATATCTGCAGATGACGCTGCAGACCAAGGACGGCACCTATTGGAACGAACTGCGCGCCGACAACATCGGCAACAACAATCAGCGCTACGTGTTCGACTTTTCCAAGGCCGGCGAACACTACCTGACCCTGGGGTGGGACGAGATCCCGCATCTCTACACCACCAGCGCACTCAGCATCTGGAACGGCGTCGGTACCGCCAACCTGACCACCCCGGTCACGATCCCCGGCAGCGCATTGTCGGTGGTCGCCCCGGCCACCACGACGAGCCCGGCCCAGCGCGCCGCGGTGAGCAACGCCCTGGCTGGCAAGACCAACCTGATCGACGTCGGCATCGACCGCCGCAAAGGTTCGGCCGCGTATCGCTGGACGCCGGATCCAAACTGGGACGTCAAGGCGGCGTACTCGCATGAAAAACGCGAAGGCACCCAGATCGCCGGCTTCCCGATCGGCGGCCTCGCCGGAACTTCGTTGCAGCAGATGCAGGCGCCGCGGCCGATCGACGACACCACGCAGATCGGCAAGCTGAGCGGCCAGTATTTCGGCGCGACGCCGTGGGGCGGCCGCTACAACGTCCAGGTCGGCGGCGGCTTCTCGCTGTACGACAACAGCTTCGATTCGTTCACGGTGCAGAATCCGTTCTACGACGCCGGCAACCCTCGGGTCTTCTCACCGGCGGCGCGGATCAGCCTGATGCCGAGCAATCAGGCGTACAACACCGGGGTGACCAGCGGCATCGATCTGCCATTCAAGACCCGCTGGAACAGCACCTTCCAGTATTCGACGATGCGGCAGAACGAGTCATTCATTCCGTTCACGGCGAATCCGAACGTCAGGACGTCGCCGCTGCCGGCATCGAGCCTCAACGGTGAAGTCAACACCGCGCTGTACAACACCACCGCGACCACCCAGTGGACGCCGGAATTCCGTACCACCACGCGTTATCGCTATTACGACAACGACAATCAGACGCCCGAATTGCTGATGCCGAACTATGTGGTGGAGGATTCGTCCGCCACCGGCATCGCCGCCGGCGTCCCGCGGCGGTCGCTGTCGATGTCCTACACCAAGCAGAATGCCAGCGGCGAAATGCAGTGGCGTCCCGCCAAGTGGGTGACGCTCGGCAGCAGCTTCGGGTGGGAGCAATGGGACCGCACCCGTCGCGACGCCAACGTCACCAACGAGTTCATCGGCAAGCTGACCGCCGACTTCAAGGTTCACGACATCGCGACGCTGCGCACCAGCGGCCAGTATTCGGAACGGCGCTACGACAATTACGACGGCTTGGCGATGGCGCGCGAGACCTACTACAGCGCCACCGCCAACAACGGTACCAACATGCTGCTGCGCAAGTTCGACATGGCGAACCGCAACCAGACCAAGGCCAATGCGTTCCTCGACATTTCCGGCCCGAGCGGCAGCATTTTCCGCGATTTCGTGGTGTCTCCCACCGCCGGCCTGCGGTTTGAGGATTACCCGGACGATCCGTTGTTCTTCGGCTTGAAGAAGAACAACACCTGGAACGCCGGCGTCGACGTCACCTATACCTTCACACCCGGATCGTCGATCCAGGCGTCGTATCTGTACGAAACCTACGACCGCTTCCAGGTCGGCAGCGGCACGCTGACCAATTCGGCCGCCGGCAGGCCCAACGCCACGCCGATCAACGCATTCGGCAGCAACACGCTCGAGAAGGTGCAGACGATCCTGATCGCCAGCACGCTGGAGCTGGTCCCCGGCGTGCTGGATTTCAAGCTCGGCTACGCGATCTCGTTCTCGCACGAGGATTGGGACTACGGGCCCTACAACGGCTACGCGATGCTGGCGAATGCCGGCGGCGCCGTGTACCGGCCGTTCCCGACGGTGTCGACCAACTATCAGCGGCTCGACGCCTCGCTCAAACACACCATCGACCCATCGATCGTGGCGAAGCTGGGCTGGACCGGAGAGGTCTATCTCAAGGCCCGCTACATCTGGGAGCGCAACAGCGTCGACAATTGGCAGCAGGATCTGATGTCGCCCTATCTGTATCTGGTCGACACCACGCTGGCGCGGATGATCGACATGGGCGCGACCAATCCGAACTACGACGCACAATACGTCCAGGTGTCGCTGAACGCCAAGTGGTGA
- a CDS encoding DmsE family decaheme c-type cytochrome produces the protein MGGSGGAAAARGRNRRGRRGWLSSLFVSIALACATWPAGAEPERSAASDGQVGAVDPSVNALVDFVRGLQGAGKTEPNFTPLPGHGFAGAAAAHAGIVLGNGHGSGAGHGASPHGASPHGASPHGAASASGGPRFDTRYAGHGLTSAALPLPPIDGASQFEQTLRLAGTLRLASITERRILRSHETRRTLAARLAREPDYVAQMPELIRDAAMVTTWVALENFDDAVEPPKQFGFIEILAAKADSSRPVLMVAKREPKAEAAGRAPMVAPAPGDPDGRYFVGSKPCETCHAGLFDEFQQTVMGRNIKSGKITPQGKMECETCHGPGSAHVNGGGGREKGGIRSFRPTDSRGFDVAEANSVCLSCHEKGDQTYWQGSQHESRGLACVNCHTVMRKVSPRNQLKTAQVMDTCFQCHKDRKAQVQRTSHMPIRETKITCVNCHNPHGSATEKLLKEATVNDTCYTCHADKRGPFLFEHPPVRENCLNCHEPHGSNHESLLIVARQRLCQQCHTNPHNQPGLPTAARWAVGNACQNCHNNIHGSNSPSGSRWHR, from the coding sequence ATGGGGGGCTCTGGGGGGGCAGCGGCGGCGCGCGGCCGGAATCGGCGCGGCCGCCGCGGGTGGCTTTCATCGCTGTTCGTGTCGATAGCGCTGGCCTGCGCGACGTGGCCGGCCGGCGCCGAGCCGGAACGCAGCGCCGCGTCGGACGGTCAGGTCGGCGCGGTCGACCCGTCCGTCAACGCACTGGTCGATTTCGTGCGCGGCCTGCAAGGGGCCGGCAAGACCGAACCGAACTTCACGCCGCTGCCCGGCCATGGCTTCGCCGGCGCAGCCGCAGCCCATGCCGGCATCGTCCTCGGCAACGGACATGGCAGCGGCGCCGGCCACGGCGCCTCTCCCCATGGTGCCTCGCCCCACGGCGCTTCGCCGCACGGCGCAGCGTCGGCATCGGGCGGACCGCGCTTCGACACCCGCTATGCCGGACACGGGCTGACCAGCGCGGCGCTGCCGCTGCCGCCGATCGACGGCGCCTCCCAGTTCGAACAGACGCTGCGGCTGGCCGGTACGCTCCGCCTCGCCAGCATCACCGAGCGGCGCATCCTGCGTTCGCACGAGACCCGGCGCACCCTGGCGGCGCGGCTTGCCCGCGAGCCCGACTACGTGGCGCAGATGCCGGAGCTGATCCGCGATGCCGCCATGGTGACGACCTGGGTGGCGCTGGAGAATTTCGACGACGCCGTCGAGCCGCCGAAGCAGTTTGGCTTCATCGAGATCCTCGCCGCCAAGGCGGACTCGTCCCGTCCCGTCCTGATGGTCGCCAAGCGCGAACCAAAGGCTGAGGCTGCGGGACGGGCCCCGATGGTGGCGCCGGCGCCGGGCGATCCGGACGGCCGCTACTTCGTCGGCTCCAAGCCGTGCGAGACCTGCCACGCCGGCCTGTTCGACGAATTCCAGCAGACCGTGATGGGCCGCAACATCAAGTCCGGCAAGATCACGCCGCAGGGCAAGATGGAATGCGAGACCTGCCACGGCCCCGGCTCCGCCCATGTCAACGGCGGCGGCGGCCGCGAGAAAGGCGGCATCCGCTCGTTCCGCCCCACCGACAGCCGCGGCTTCGATGTCGCCGAGGCCAACAGCGTCTGCCTGAGCTGCCACGAGAAGGGCGACCAGACCTACTGGCAGGGCTCGCAACACGAGTCTCGCGGACTGGCCTGCGTCAACTGCCACACCGTGATGCGCAAAGTGTCGCCGCGCAATCAGCTCAAGACCGCGCAGGTGATGGACACCTGTTTCCAGTGCCACAAGGACCGCAAGGCCCAGGTGCAGCGCACCTCGCACATGCCGATCCGCGAAACCAAAATCACCTGCGTCAACTGTCACAACCCGCACGGCAGCGCCACCGAAAAGCTGCTCAAGGAAGCGACAGTCAACGACACCTGCTACACCTGCCACGCCGACAAGCGCGGACCGTTCCTGTTCGAACACCCGCCGGTGCGCGAAAACTGCCTGAACTGCCACGAACCGCACGGCTCCAATCACGAGTCGCTGCTGATCGTCGCGCGGCAGCGGCTGTGCCAGCAGTGCCATACCAACCCGCACAACCAGCCGGGCCTGCCGACGGCGGCACGCTGGGCGGTCGGTAACGCCTGCCAGAACTGCCACAACAACATTCACGGCTCGAACTCCCCGTCCGGATCGCGATGGCACCGATAG
- a CDS encoding sulfate/molybdate ABC transporter ATP-binding protein gives MTIEVRNIVKNFGSFRALDDVDLRVESGELMALLGPSGSGKTTLLRIIAGLEWPDSGAVTIDGEDALARGAAERHVGFVFQHYALFRHMNVFENVAFGLRVQPRKIRKREAEIKKRVGDLLDLVQLGWLADRYPNQLSGGQRQRIALARALAIEPRILLLDEPFGALDAKVRKELRAWLRNLHEEIHVTSIFVTHDQEEALEVANRVVVMDKGRIEQIGSPGDVYERPASAFVHGFIGESIVLPVEVQNGRVRLGGRELELAAEDAAAGPSKLFVRRHDIAVGPSGSGVFEGAVKAVRAFGPMQRADIVLSGVAGDTLIEIDAPRDHSLKAGDRVGLQPQRYRIFADR, from the coding sequence ATGACCATTGAAGTTCGCAACATCGTCAAGAATTTCGGCAGTTTCCGTGCGCTCGACGATGTCGATCTGCGGGTCGAGTCCGGCGAGCTGATGGCGCTGCTCGGCCCGTCCGGCTCCGGCAAGACCACGCTGCTGCGGATCATCGCCGGGCTGGAATGGCCGGATTCCGGCGCGGTCACGATCGACGGCGAAGACGCGTTGGCGCGCGGCGCAGCGGAGCGCCATGTCGGATTCGTATTCCAGCACTATGCGCTGTTCCGGCACATGAACGTGTTCGAGAACGTTGCGTTCGGGCTGCGGGTGCAGCCGCGCAAAATCCGCAAGCGGGAGGCCGAAATCAAGAAACGGGTCGGCGATCTGCTCGATCTGGTGCAGCTCGGCTGGCTCGCCGATCGCTACCCGAACCAGCTCTCCGGCGGACAGCGCCAGCGCATCGCGCTCGCCCGCGCGCTGGCCATCGAGCCGCGGATCCTGTTGCTCGACGAGCCGTTCGGCGCGCTCGACGCCAAGGTCCGCAAAGAGCTGCGCGCCTGGCTGCGCAATCTGCATGAGGAAATTCACGTCACTTCGATCTTCGTCACCCACGACCAGGAGGAGGCGCTCGAGGTCGCCAACCGCGTGGTGGTAATGGACAAAGGCCGCATCGAACAGATCGGATCGCCCGGCGACGTCTACGAGCGGCCGGCGTCGGCCTTCGTGCACGGCTTCATCGGCGAGTCGATCGTGCTGCCGGTCGAGGTCCAGAACGGTCGCGTCCGGCTCGGCGGCCGCGAGCTGGAGCTCGCAGCGGAGGACGCCGCTGCCGGTCCGTCGAAATTGTTCGTGCGACGCCACGACATCGCGGTTGGCCCGAGCGGTAGCGGCGTGTTCGAAGGCGCCGTGAAAGCTGTGCGCGCGTTCGGCCCGATGCAGCGCGCCGATATCGTGCTGAGCGGCGTCGCGGGCGACACGCTGATCGAGATCGACGCGCCGCGCGACCACTCGCTGAAGGCAGGCGATCGCGTCGGACTGCAGCCGCAGCGCTACCGGATCTTCGCCGACCGCTGA
- the cysW gene encoding sulfate ABC transporter permease subunit CysW — MTMVATSQVRRPVRRSADTAAAPAAATRRAAHTEPAWVRLLIIGFAVAFLTVFVVLPLVLVFSEALSKGVGFYLSSLANDEALAAIKLTLIAAAISVGLNLVFGVIAAWSIAKFEFPGKTLLITLIDLPFSVSPVISGLVFVLLFGAQGFLGPWLQAHGIQILFAVPAIVLATTFVTFPFVARELIPLMQEQGPLEEEAAISLGAGGWTTFWRVTLPNVKWGLLYGVLLCNARAMGEFGAVSVVSGHIRGETNTMPLLVEILYNEYQMVAAFSIASLLALLALVTLIVKTVLEGRIEQGLHPDDH, encoded by the coding sequence ATGACGATGGTCGCAACCAGTCAAGTGAGGCGCCCCGTGCGCAGATCGGCCGACACGGCCGCGGCCCCCGCGGCTGCAACACGGCGCGCCGCGCACACCGAGCCGGCGTGGGTCCGGCTGCTGATCATCGGCTTTGCGGTCGCGTTCCTCACCGTCTTCGTCGTGCTGCCGCTGGTTCTGGTGTTCTCCGAGGCCCTCTCGAAGGGCGTCGGCTTCTACCTCTCGTCGCTGGCGAACGACGAGGCCCTGGCGGCGATCAAGCTGACGCTGATCGCGGCGGCGATTTCGGTCGGTCTCAATCTGGTGTTCGGCGTGATCGCCGCCTGGTCGATCGCGAAGTTCGAGTTCCCCGGCAAGACGCTACTGATCACGCTGATCGACCTGCCGTTCTCGGTCTCCCCGGTGATCTCCGGCCTCGTCTTCGTGCTGCTGTTCGGCGCGCAAGGGTTCCTGGGCCCCTGGCTGCAAGCCCACGGCATCCAGATTCTGTTCGCTGTGCCCGCGATCGTGCTGGCAACCACTTTCGTAACCTTCCCGTTCGTAGCGCGCGAACTGATTCCGCTGATGCAGGAACAGGGACCGCTGGAGGAAGAGGCCGCGATCTCGCTCGGCGCCGGCGGCTGGACCACGTTCTGGCGCGTCACGCTGCCGAACGTCAAATGGGGACTGCTGTACGGCGTGCTGCTGTGCAATGCCCGGGCGATGGGCGAATTCGGCGCGGTGTCGGTCGTCTCCGGTCACATCCGCGGCGAGACCAACACCATGCCGCTCCTGGTGGAAATTCTCTACAACGAATACCAGATGGTCGCTGCGTTCTCGATCGCCTCGCTGCTGGCGCTGCTGGCGCTGGTGACGTTGATCGTCAAGACCGTCCTGGAAGGCCGGATCGAACAAGGGCTACATCCCGATGACCATTGA
- the cysT gene encoding sulfate ABC transporter permease subunit CysT has translation MTSAGRRRSLPGFGLTMGLTITWLSLLILIPLAGLFVKTAELSPAEFWAIVTAPRTLHALKISFGLAFAAACVNLIAGLVIVWALVRYRFPGRRIFDAIVDIPFALPTAVAGIALTTLFAQKGWLGAPLAELGIKVAFTPLGIFLAMIFIGIPFVVRTVQPVLIDLDVEIEEAAESLGASRWQTIRRVILPSLVPAALTGFALAFARAVGEYGSVIFIAGNLPNVSEIAPLLIVIRLSEFRYSDATAIAVVMLVFSFLIIFVLNRIQHWAQSRSLATA, from the coding sequence ATGACCAGCGCTGGGCGTCGCCGCTCCTTGCCCGGCTTCGGACTGACCATGGGGCTGACGATCACCTGGCTGTCGCTGCTGATCCTGATCCCGCTCGCCGGCCTATTCGTGAAGACTGCCGAACTCAGCCCTGCGGAATTCTGGGCGATCGTTACAGCACCGCGGACCCTGCATGCGCTGAAGATCTCGTTCGGGCTCGCCTTTGCGGCGGCCTGCGTCAATCTGATCGCCGGCCTGGTGATCGTGTGGGCGCTGGTGCGCTATCGTTTCCCCGGTCGCCGGATCTTCGACGCGATCGTCGATATTCCGTTCGCGCTGCCGACCGCGGTCGCGGGCATCGCGCTGACGACGCTGTTCGCGCAAAAGGGCTGGCTCGGCGCACCGCTCGCCGAACTGGGCATCAAGGTGGCGTTCACGCCGCTCGGCATCTTCCTGGCGATGATTTTCATCGGCATTCCGTTCGTGGTTCGCACTGTACAGCCTGTGCTGATCGATCTCGACGTCGAGATCGAGGAAGCCGCCGAGTCGCTCGGCGCCTCGCGCTGGCAGACGATCCGCCGCGTCATCCTGCCGAGCCTGGTGCCGGCGGCGCTGACCGGATTTGCCCTCGCCTTCGCTCGCGCCGTCGGCGAATACGGCTCGGTGATCTTCATCGCCGGCAATCTGCCCAATGTTTCGGAGATCGCGCCCTTGCTGATCGTGATCCGACTGTCGGAGTTCCGCTATTCCGACGCGACCGCGATTGCGGTCGTGATGCTGGTGTTTTCGTTCCTGATCATCTTCGTTCTCAACCGGATCCAGCATTGGGCGCAGTCCCGGTCGCTGGCCACGGCGTGA
- a CDS encoding sulfate ABC transporter substrate-binding protein, which produces MIRRLFPILAGLLAATAANAADISLLNVSYDPTRELYADFNKSFAADYRKESGNTATIKQSHGGSGAQARSVIDGLQADVVTLALAYDIDAIASRGLLAKDWQKRLPQNSSPYTSTIVFLVRKGNPKGIRDWDDLLKPGVSVITPNPKTSGGARWNYLAAWGYALKKSGSPEAARDFVAKLYKQVPVLDTGARGSTVTFVERGVGDVLLAWENEAYLAVKEFGADKFEIVAPSLSILAEPPVTVVDSVVDKKGTRAAAESYLKHLYSKQGQEIAARHFYRPRDPDVAKAHEGAFAKVELFTIDDVFGGWTKAQSEHFAEGGVFDKIYKN; this is translated from the coding sequence ATGATCCGCCGCTTATTCCCCATCCTCGCCGGCTTGTTGGCGGCGACCGCCGCGAATGCCGCCGACATATCGCTGCTGAACGTATCGTATGATCCGACCCGCGAGCTGTACGCCGATTTCAACAAGTCGTTCGCCGCGGACTATCGGAAAGAATCCGGCAACACCGCCACCATCAAGCAGTCGCACGGCGGCTCCGGTGCGCAGGCGCGTTCGGTGATCGACGGTCTGCAGGCCGATGTCGTCACACTGGCGCTCGCCTACGACATCGACGCCATCGCCAGCAGAGGGCTGCTCGCCAAGGACTGGCAGAAGCGATTGCCGCAGAATTCGTCGCCCTACACCTCGACCATCGTGTTCCTGGTGCGCAAGGGCAACCCGAAGGGCATCAGGGATTGGGACGATCTGCTCAAGCCCGGCGTCAGCGTGATCACGCCGAACCCCAAGACCTCGGGCGGCGCGCGCTGGAACTACCTCGCGGCCTGGGGCTATGCCTTGAAGAAGTCCGGTTCGCCCGAGGCGGCGCGGGATTTCGTCGCCAAGCTGTACAAGCAGGTTCCGGTCCTCGATACCGGCGCGCGCGGCTCCACCGTCACCTTCGTCGAACGCGGCGTCGGCGACGTGCTGCTGGCGTGGGAGAACGAGGCGTATCTCGCCGTCAAGGAATTCGGCGCCGACAAGTTCGAGATCGTCGCCCCCTCGCTCTCGATCCTCGCCGAGCCTCCGGTCACCGTCGTCGACAGCGTCGTCGACAAGAAGGGCACCCGCGCCGCAGCGGAATCCTATCTGAAGCACCTCTACTCGAAACAGGGCCAGGAAATCGCCGCAAGGCATTTCTACCGTCCGCGCGATCCTGACGTCGCCAAGGCGCACGAAGGCGCGTTCGCCAAGGTCGAATTGTTCACGATCGACGACGTGTTCGGCGGCTGGACCAAGGCACAGTCCGAACACTTCGCCGAGGGCGGCGTGTTCGATAAGATCTACAAGAACTGA
- a CDS encoding phosphoadenylyl-sulfate reductase, whose product MTELAQPLSSPTTGPAGLELRAQALDAALRAASPAEVIAAALREIGRDKLALVSSFGTESAALLKVMADVDSAIPVVFLDTGWLFEETLAYRDTLTATLGLRDVRSIRPLDTDLDRDDVSRELWFSDPDKCCLIRKVEPLRRALAPFDGWINGRKRFQGGARADIPVVEADGARLKFNPFANVTPADISAIYATARLPQHPLLAAGFLSVGCMPCTSRAEVGEDARAGRWRGRGKTECGIHTTKTS is encoded by the coding sequence ATGACCGAACTGGCGCAGCCTCTTTCCTCCCCCACTACCGGCCCTGCCGGCCTGGAGTTGCGCGCGCAGGCGCTCGACGCCGCGTTGCGCGCCGCCTCGCCGGCCGAAGTAATCGCAGCAGCGCTGCGCGAGATCGGCCGCGACAAGCTGGCGCTGGTGTCGTCGTTCGGCACCGAGTCGGCCGCGCTGCTCAAAGTGATGGCCGATGTCGATTCAGCGATCCCGGTGGTATTTCTCGACACCGGCTGGCTGTTCGAAGAGACGCTGGCGTATCGCGATACACTCACCGCAACGCTCGGCCTGCGCGACGTGCGTTCGATCCGGCCGCTCGACACTGATCTCGACCGCGATGATGTGTCGCGCGAATTGTGGTTCTCCGATCCGGACAAATGCTGTCTGATCCGCAAGGTCGAGCCGCTGCGCCGCGCTCTCGCGCCGTTCGACGGCTGGATCAATGGCCGCAAGCGCTTTCAGGGCGGCGCGCGCGCCGACATTCCGGTGGTCGAGGCCGATGGCGCGCGGCTGAAGTTCAATCCGTTCGCCAACGTCACGCCTGCCGACATCTCGGCGATCTACGCGACCGCCAGGCTGCCGCAGCATCCGCTGCTGGCTGCTGGATTCCTGTCGGTCGGTTGCATGCCGTGTACCAGCCGCGCCGAAGTCGGCGAGGATGCGCGCGCCGGCCGCTGGCGCGGGCGCGGCAAGACAGAATGCGGCATTCACACGACGAAGACTTCATAG